Proteins encoded in a region of the Mucispirillum schaedleri ASF457 genome:
- the flgM gene encoding flagellar biosynthesis anti-sigma factor FlgM — protein sequence MRIDNNMMSGMDTLEQTSRKKNVEKVSANDKQNSSVVESDEVSISEKGKDVSEMTRTLKEMPDVRADKVADLKERIANGTYNISGKDIASKIINTALEDVF from the coding sequence ATGAGAATTGATAACAATATGATGTCTGGAATGGACACACTTGAACAAACTTCCCGCAAAAAAAATGTAGAAAAAGTTTCTGCAAATGACAAACAAAATTCTTCTGTAGTAGAAAGTGATGAAGTATCTATTTCTGAAAAAGGCAAAGATGTTTCAGAAATGACACGCACTTTAAAAGAGATGCCTGATGTTCGTGCTGATAAAGTAGCTGACTTAAAAGAAAGAATAGCTAACGGCACATACAATATATCTGGTAAAGATATAGCATCTAAAATAATCAATACTGCATTAGAGGATGTTTTTTAA